A stretch of the Neodiprion lecontei isolate iyNeoLeco1 chromosome 4, iyNeoLeco1.1, whole genome shotgun sequence genome encodes the following:
- the LOC107221523 gene encoding solute carrier family 35 member E1 homolog gives MVMGERRDSREVLTILFLCIMWYIVSSSNNVIGKMLLSEFPFPMTVTMVQLTSITIYSGPFFNLWGVRKYAADISWPYYFRLIVPLALGKFFASVFSHVSIWKVPVSYAHTVKATMPFFTVVLSRIILREKQTNTVYLSLVPIIGGVAIATLTELSFDMTGLLSALVATMGFSLQNIFSKKVLRDTGVHHLRLLHILGRLALFMFLPVWLMYDFRSLLHDPVTGTNVEVSYKVLMLLFADGILNWLQNIIAFSVLSIVTPLTYAVASASKRIFVIAVSLFVLGNPVTGLNILGMTLAILGVLCYNKAKYDQRQAKKKESLLPRYSFPIRNGTTPFMVNGWQDDKHQLHAV, from the exons ATGGTGATGGGTGAAAGACGGGACAGCCGTGAGGTGCTGACGATATTATTCCTATGTATAATGTGGTACATCGTGTCAAGCAGCAACAATGTAATCGGCAAGATGTTGCTGTCCGAGTTTCCGTTTCCAATGACTGTGACGATGGTGCAACTAACCTCAATCACCATTTATTCCGGCCCGTTTTTCAATCTCTGGGGTGTCCGAAAGTACGCAGCTGACATATCGTGGCCCTATTACTTTCGCCTTATCGTGCCCCTCGCCCTCGGCAAGTTCTTTGCATCCGTATTCAGTCACGTCAGTATTTGGAAGGTCCCGGTCTCCTACGCCCACACTG TAAAGGCTACAATGCCCTTCTTTACGGTGGTCCTGTCGAGGATAATTCTCCGTGAAAAGCAGACCAACACTGTCTACCTCAGCCTCGTTCCTATCATTGGAGGAGTAGCGATCGCCACCCTAACAGAACTTAGTTTTGACATGACGGGATTACTCAGCGCCTTAGTCGCTACAATGGGTTTCTCGCTACAGAATATATTCTCGAAAAAG GTATTACGTGACACGGGGGTTCATCATTTACGGCTTCTACATATCCTTGGACGATTGGCTTTGTTTATGTTCTTGCCAGTTTGGTTAATGTACGACTTCAGAAGTCTTCTGCACGATCCTGTAACGGGGACTAACGTCGAAGTCAGTTATAAAGTATTAATGCTACTTTTCGCCGATGGTATTTTGAATTGGCTTCAGAATATCATTGCTTTCTCTGTATTATCTATCGTCACACCGCTTACTTATGCTGTAGCCAGTGCCAGCAAAAGAATATTTGTAATTGCCGTCAGTCTTTTCGTTCTGGGTAACCCGGTCACAGGACTTAATATCTTAGGTATGACTTTGGCCATATTAGGTGTCCTCTGTTACAACAAAGCTAAATATGATCAGAGACAAGCCAAAAAGAAAGAATCTTTGCTGCCAAGGTACAGTTTTCCCATTCGAAATGGCACCACTCCGTTTATGGTCAATGgctggcaggatgacaagcatCAACTGCATGCAGTTtag
- the LOC107221564 gene encoding glutamate receptor-interacting protein 1 isoform X1 → MFSSLRLASMRSHKSRARPGSVATSASSDSARPDEMCQQQFYPNNFLALDEGEGSSPPPSSVSSKVAQVRVEREGGSLGVTLRGGVARALVVTGVRADGPAAREGRVRPGDRLLAVDETELRGLTLAEAQRALRRSSDALVASLTIEYDVANMEEARAATSGPLLVQLERGFSGELGLTVRETPNGVCIESLRPASTADRCGALQPGDRLLAVDEMPVQDAVTAAKLLRNVSDNCRIARLQILPRPPSASSRTVKRRAQPQAQQNSTQTLYTKESLTVVLRPDHRGLGLSLRPSEDRLSYVIDLLEAGGPAERSGVLLPGDKVLAINRRMLRDLQPAEVAALLEASQVELVTEYKVGGAVVPSSGVFTVRVARPLGGQPDLGLTVNEDLAIAEVRQGSLAHRTGSLAPGDRLLAIDGQKLNSGDLRQAAQLLHRPGSSVVALTIRKPDIVTDGRESNIGNDTVQPQYSGGNLRSARESLPSVDSAVDSWGDAGEGVGPGPELLRLWETASVDSGQLDLSMPPYPGSPGRNGTDNRSQQIVHVSLHKDPVYEDFGFSVSDGMYERGVYINRLRPGGPCDGVLRPFDRILRVNDASTEDCDCCLAVPLIAAAGPRLDLTVARPLSPQNITKTL, encoded by the exons ATGTTCAGTTCGTTAAGACTGGCCAGTATGCGCTCGCACAAGAGTCGAGCGAGACCAGGAAGCGTGGCAACTTCGGCGAGCTCTGATTCCGCCCGTCCAGATGAAATGTGTCAGCAGCAATTTTatccaaataattttttggctCTAGATGAGGGAGAGGGATCCAGTCCGCCTCCTTCTAGCGTCTCTTCAAAAGTAGCTCAAGTCAGGGTCGAGAGGGAGGGCGGAAGCCTCGGTGTTACACTTAGAGGTGGAGTCGCCAGAGCCCTAGTTGTTACCGGAGTTAGAGCAGACGGTCCTGCAGCTAGAGAGGGACGAGTGAGACCCGGCGATCGACTGCTGGCAGTCGATGAGACTGAACTGCGAGGCCTCACATTGGCAGAGGCGCAAAGAGCTCTCAGAAGAAGCTCCGATGCCCTCGTAGCTTCCCTGACCATCGAGTATGATGTCGCAAATATGGAAGAGGCCCGTGCAGCTACATCAGGGCCACTTTTGGTTCAACTAGAGCGCGGATTCTCAG GAGAACTAGGACTGACCGTCAGAGAGACACCGAACGGCGTTTGCATCGAGAGTCTTCGACCAGCCAGTACTGCCGATAGATGCGGAGCGCTTCAACCGGGCGATCGGCTTTTGGCGGTGGATGAAATGCCTGTTCAAGATGCAGTGACTGCGGCAAAGTTACTCCGCAATGTTTCGGACAATTGTCGGATAGCTAGATTGCAAATTTTACCCCGACCTCCGAGTGCCTCGTCCAGAACAGTCAAAAGGAGGGCTCAGCCCCAAGCTCAGCAAAATTCTACGCAAACATTGTACACTAAGGAAAGTTTGACTGTGGTCCTGAGACCCGATCACAGAGGTCTCGGCTTATCGTTGAGGCCCTCGGAGGACCGTCTATCGTATGTAATAGACCTGCTGGAAGCCGGTGGTCCGGCTGAGAGAAGCGGGGTTCTCCTCCCTGGAGACAAGGTTCTTGCCATCAATAGAAGAATGCTGAGAGATTTACAGCCAGCAGAAGTTGCAGCGCTCTTAGAAGCCTCTCAG GTCGAGTTGGTGACAGAATACAAAGTCGGAGGGGCGGTAGTCCCTAGTTCTGGTGTGTTCACAGTAAGGGTAGCGAGACCGCTCGGCGGGCAACCCGACCTGGGGCTAACGGTAAACGAAGATTTAGCTATTGCTGAAGTTCGTCAAGGCTCCTTAGCCCACCGAACTGGAAGTCTGGCACCTGGAGATAGACTGTTGGCTATAGATGGTCAAAAACTGAATTCAGGAGATCTTCGACAAGCTGCTCAACTCCTACATAGACCTGGGAGCTCGGTCGTAGCTCTTACAATAAGAAAACCAGATATAGTCACAGATGGAAG GGAATCGAATATAGGAAACGATACTGTGCAGCCACAGTATTCGGGAGGCAATTTAAGATCTGCTAGAGAGAGTCTTCCGAGTGTAGACAGTGCCGTGGATTCTTGGGGAGACGCTGGTGAAGGTGTCGGTCCAGGACCAGAGCTGCTACGACTTTGGGAAACTGCGTCTGTGGATAGCGGTCAACTCGATTTATCCATGCCTCCGTACCCAGG ATCTCCTGGGCGAAATGGTACTGACAACAGATCGCAACAGATAGTTCACGTCTCTCTTCACAAGGATCCCGTCTATGAAGATTTCGGATTTTCTGTATCCGACGGAATGTACGAACGAGGTGTCTACATTAACAGATTGCGTCCTGGCGGACCGTGTGACGGTGTTTTAAGACCTTTTGATCGAATTTTGCGAGTCAATGATGCGAGCACCGAAGACTGTGACTGTTGTTTAGCTGTCCCATTGATCGCTGCAGCAGGTCCTAGGCTGGATTTAACGGTAGCTCGGCCTCTGTCTCCACAGAATATTACGAAAACtttatag
- the LOC107221564 gene encoding glutamate receptor-interacting protein 2 isoform X2, translated as MFSSLRLASMRSHKSRARPGSVATSASSDSARPDEMCQQQFYPNNFLALDEGEGSSPPPSSVSSKVAQVRVEREGGSLGVTLRGGVARALVVTGVRADGPAAREGRVRPGDRLLAVDETELRGLTLAEAQRALRRSSDALVASLTIEYDVANMEEARAATSGPLLVQLERGFSGELGLTVRETPNGVCIESLRPASTADRCGALQPGDRLLAVDEMPVQDAVTAAKLLRNVSDNCRIARLQILPRPPSASSRTVKRRAQPQAQQNSTQTLYTKESLTVVLRPDHRGLGLSLRPSEDRLSYVIDLLEAGGPAERSGVLLPGDKVLAINRRMLRDLQPAEVAALLEASQVELVTEYKVGGAVVPSSGVFTVRVARPLGGQPDLGLTVNEDLAIAEVRQGSLAHRTGSLAPGDRLLAIDGQKLNSGDLRQAAQLLHRPGSSVVALTIRKPDIVTDGRESNIGNDTVQPQYSGGNLRSARESLPSVDSAVDSWGDAGEGVGPGPELLRLWETASVDSGQLDLSMPPYPGSQQIVHVSLHKDPVYEDFGFSVSDGMYERGVYINRLRPGGPCDGVLRPFDRILRVNDASTEDCDCCLAVPLIAAAGPRLDLTVARPLSPQNITKTL; from the exons ATGTTCAGTTCGTTAAGACTGGCCAGTATGCGCTCGCACAAGAGTCGAGCGAGACCAGGAAGCGTGGCAACTTCGGCGAGCTCTGATTCCGCCCGTCCAGATGAAATGTGTCAGCAGCAATTTTatccaaataattttttggctCTAGATGAGGGAGAGGGATCCAGTCCGCCTCCTTCTAGCGTCTCTTCAAAAGTAGCTCAAGTCAGGGTCGAGAGGGAGGGCGGAAGCCTCGGTGTTACACTTAGAGGTGGAGTCGCCAGAGCCCTAGTTGTTACCGGAGTTAGAGCAGACGGTCCTGCAGCTAGAGAGGGACGAGTGAGACCCGGCGATCGACTGCTGGCAGTCGATGAGACTGAACTGCGAGGCCTCACATTGGCAGAGGCGCAAAGAGCTCTCAGAAGAAGCTCCGATGCCCTCGTAGCTTCCCTGACCATCGAGTATGATGTCGCAAATATGGAAGAGGCCCGTGCAGCTACATCAGGGCCACTTTTGGTTCAACTAGAGCGCGGATTCTCAG GAGAACTAGGACTGACCGTCAGAGAGACACCGAACGGCGTTTGCATCGAGAGTCTTCGACCAGCCAGTACTGCCGATAGATGCGGAGCGCTTCAACCGGGCGATCGGCTTTTGGCGGTGGATGAAATGCCTGTTCAAGATGCAGTGACTGCGGCAAAGTTACTCCGCAATGTTTCGGACAATTGTCGGATAGCTAGATTGCAAATTTTACCCCGACCTCCGAGTGCCTCGTCCAGAACAGTCAAAAGGAGGGCTCAGCCCCAAGCTCAGCAAAATTCTACGCAAACATTGTACACTAAGGAAAGTTTGACTGTGGTCCTGAGACCCGATCACAGAGGTCTCGGCTTATCGTTGAGGCCCTCGGAGGACCGTCTATCGTATGTAATAGACCTGCTGGAAGCCGGTGGTCCGGCTGAGAGAAGCGGGGTTCTCCTCCCTGGAGACAAGGTTCTTGCCATCAATAGAAGAATGCTGAGAGATTTACAGCCAGCAGAAGTTGCAGCGCTCTTAGAAGCCTCTCAG GTCGAGTTGGTGACAGAATACAAAGTCGGAGGGGCGGTAGTCCCTAGTTCTGGTGTGTTCACAGTAAGGGTAGCGAGACCGCTCGGCGGGCAACCCGACCTGGGGCTAACGGTAAACGAAGATTTAGCTATTGCTGAAGTTCGTCAAGGCTCCTTAGCCCACCGAACTGGAAGTCTGGCACCTGGAGATAGACTGTTGGCTATAGATGGTCAAAAACTGAATTCAGGAGATCTTCGACAAGCTGCTCAACTCCTACATAGACCTGGGAGCTCGGTCGTAGCTCTTACAATAAGAAAACCAGATATAGTCACAGATGGAAG GGAATCGAATATAGGAAACGATACTGTGCAGCCACAGTATTCGGGAGGCAATTTAAGATCTGCTAGAGAGAGTCTTCCGAGTGTAGACAGTGCCGTGGATTCTTGGGGAGACGCTGGTGAAGGTGTCGGTCCAGGACCAGAGCTGCTACGACTTTGGGAAACTGCGTCTGTGGATAGCGGTCAACTCGATTTATCCATGCCTCCGTACCCAGG ATCGCAACAGATAGTTCACGTCTCTCTTCACAAGGATCCCGTCTATGAAGATTTCGGATTTTCTGTATCCGACGGAATGTACGAACGAGGTGTCTACATTAACAGATTGCGTCCTGGCGGACCGTGTGACGGTGTTTTAAGACCTTTTGATCGAATTTTGCGAGTCAATGATGCGAGCACCGAAGACTGTGACTGTTGTTTAGCTGTCCCATTGATCGCTGCAGCAGGTCCTAGGCTGGATTTAACGGTAGCTCGGCCTCTGTCTCCACAGAATATTACGAAAACtttatag
- the LOC107221564 gene encoding glutamate receptor-interacting protein 1 isoform X3 translates to MLIDEGEGSSPPPSSVSSKVAQVRVEREGGSLGVTLRGGVARALVVTGVRADGPAAREGRVRPGDRLLAVDETELRGLTLAEAQRALRRSSDALVASLTIEYDVANMEEARAATSGPLLVQLERGFSGELGLTVRETPNGVCIESLRPASTADRCGALQPGDRLLAVDEMPVQDAVTAAKLLRNVSDNCRIARLQILPRPPSASSRTVKRRAQPQAQQNSTQTLYTKESLTVVLRPDHRGLGLSLRPSEDRLSYVIDLLEAGGPAERSGVLLPGDKVLAINRRMLRDLQPAEVAALLEASQVELVTEYKVGGAVVPSSGVFTVRVARPLGGQPDLGLTVNEDLAIAEVRQGSLAHRTGSLAPGDRLLAIDGQKLNSGDLRQAAQLLHRPGSSVVALTIRKPDIVTDGRESNIGNDTVQPQYSGGNLRSARESLPSVDSAVDSWGDAGEGVGPGPELLRLWETASVDSGQLDLSMPPYPGSPGRNGTDNRSQQIVHVSLHKDPVYEDFGFSVSDGMYERGVYINRLRPGGPCDGVLRPFDRILRVNDASTEDCDCCLAVPLIAAAGPRLDLTVARPLSPQNITKTL, encoded by the exons ATGCTAATAG ATGAGGGAGAGGGATCCAGTCCGCCTCCTTCTAGCGTCTCTTCAAAAGTAGCTCAAGTCAGGGTCGAGAGGGAGGGCGGAAGCCTCGGTGTTACACTTAGAGGTGGAGTCGCCAGAGCCCTAGTTGTTACCGGAGTTAGAGCAGACGGTCCTGCAGCTAGAGAGGGACGAGTGAGACCCGGCGATCGACTGCTGGCAGTCGATGAGACTGAACTGCGAGGCCTCACATTGGCAGAGGCGCAAAGAGCTCTCAGAAGAAGCTCCGATGCCCTCGTAGCTTCCCTGACCATCGAGTATGATGTCGCAAATATGGAAGAGGCCCGTGCAGCTACATCAGGGCCACTTTTGGTTCAACTAGAGCGCGGATTCTCAG GAGAACTAGGACTGACCGTCAGAGAGACACCGAACGGCGTTTGCATCGAGAGTCTTCGACCAGCCAGTACTGCCGATAGATGCGGAGCGCTTCAACCGGGCGATCGGCTTTTGGCGGTGGATGAAATGCCTGTTCAAGATGCAGTGACTGCGGCAAAGTTACTCCGCAATGTTTCGGACAATTGTCGGATAGCTAGATTGCAAATTTTACCCCGACCTCCGAGTGCCTCGTCCAGAACAGTCAAAAGGAGGGCTCAGCCCCAAGCTCAGCAAAATTCTACGCAAACATTGTACACTAAGGAAAGTTTGACTGTGGTCCTGAGACCCGATCACAGAGGTCTCGGCTTATCGTTGAGGCCCTCGGAGGACCGTCTATCGTATGTAATAGACCTGCTGGAAGCCGGTGGTCCGGCTGAGAGAAGCGGGGTTCTCCTCCCTGGAGACAAGGTTCTTGCCATCAATAGAAGAATGCTGAGAGATTTACAGCCAGCAGAAGTTGCAGCGCTCTTAGAAGCCTCTCAG GTCGAGTTGGTGACAGAATACAAAGTCGGAGGGGCGGTAGTCCCTAGTTCTGGTGTGTTCACAGTAAGGGTAGCGAGACCGCTCGGCGGGCAACCCGACCTGGGGCTAACGGTAAACGAAGATTTAGCTATTGCTGAAGTTCGTCAAGGCTCCTTAGCCCACCGAACTGGAAGTCTGGCACCTGGAGATAGACTGTTGGCTATAGATGGTCAAAAACTGAATTCAGGAGATCTTCGACAAGCTGCTCAACTCCTACATAGACCTGGGAGCTCGGTCGTAGCTCTTACAATAAGAAAACCAGATATAGTCACAGATGGAAG GGAATCGAATATAGGAAACGATACTGTGCAGCCACAGTATTCGGGAGGCAATTTAAGATCTGCTAGAGAGAGTCTTCCGAGTGTAGACAGTGCCGTGGATTCTTGGGGAGACGCTGGTGAAGGTGTCGGTCCAGGACCAGAGCTGCTACGACTTTGGGAAACTGCGTCTGTGGATAGCGGTCAACTCGATTTATCCATGCCTCCGTACCCAGG ATCTCCTGGGCGAAATGGTACTGACAACAGATCGCAACAGATAGTTCACGTCTCTCTTCACAAGGATCCCGTCTATGAAGATTTCGGATTTTCTGTATCCGACGGAATGTACGAACGAGGTGTCTACATTAACAGATTGCGTCCTGGCGGACCGTGTGACGGTGTTTTAAGACCTTTTGATCGAATTTTGCGAGTCAATGATGCGAGCACCGAAGACTGTGACTGTTGTTTAGCTGTCCCATTGATCGCTGCAGCAGGTCCTAGGCTGGATTTAACGGTAGCTCGGCCTCTGTCTCCACAGAATATTACGAAAACtttatag